Proteins encoded together in one Nitratidesulfovibrio sp. window:
- a CDS encoding tetratricopeptide repeat protein, with product MKDKYDDIDEYIADLRAEIEKSENCANHHYNLGVALLHKRDFVAAEESFLSAVRNSPRLAEAYVQLGGICLQRGDLDGCLRYNEEAAQCRAKFPVPWSNIGFVHLQRGEPEEAVKALKKALKWDPDFIQAMATMGAAYYMQGDYEASIQISREAIKREPGFGPAYNNLALAHFERGEFAQAVQFADQAAACGFEVRPEFLKDLEAHR from the coding sequence ATGAAGGATAAATATGATGACATTGACGAGTACATCGCCGATCTGCGCGCCGAAATAGAGAAAAGCGAGAACTGCGCCAACCATCACTACAACCTTGGCGTGGCCCTGCTGCACAAGCGCGACTTCGTGGCGGCGGAAGAATCGTTCCTGAGCGCGGTGCGCAATTCGCCCCGCCTGGCCGAAGCCTACGTGCAACTGGGCGGCATCTGCCTGCAACGCGGCGACCTGGACGGCTGCCTGCGCTACAACGAGGAAGCGGCCCAGTGCCGCGCCAAGTTCCCGGTGCCGTGGAGCAACATCGGCTTCGTGCACCTGCAGCGCGGCGAGCCGGAAGAAGCCGTCAAGGCCCTGAAGAAGGCCCTGAAGTGGGACCCGGACTTCATCCAAGCCATGGCCACCATGGGCGCCGCCTACTACATGCAGGGCGACTACGAGGCCTCCATCCAGATCAGCCGCGAGGCCATCAAGCGCGAGCCCGGCTTTGGCCCGGCCTACAACAACTTGGCGCTGGCCCACTTCGAGCGGGGCGAATTCGCCCAGGCCGTGCAGTTCGCCGACCAGGCCGCTGCCTGCGGCTTCGAGGTGCGTCCGGAGTTCCTGAAGGATCTGGAAGCCCACCGTTAG
- a CDS encoding ferredoxin produces MGWTVTVDTDKCTGDGECVDVCPVEVYELQDGKAVPVNEEECLGCESCVEVCEAGAITVEEN; encoded by the coding sequence ATGGGTTGGACTGTTACTGTTGACACCGATAAGTGTACCGGCGACGGCGAATGCGTGGACGTGTGCCCCGTCGAAGTTTACGAACTGCAGGACGGCAAGGCTGTTCCCGTGAACGAAGAAGAATGCCTGGGCTGTGAATCCTGCGTGGAAGTCTGCGAAGCCGGCGCGATCACCGTCGAAGAGAACTAG
- a CDS encoding YkgJ family cysteine cluster protein: protein MTVDLTEIFAKYERLVAEADALFERVRSQHADCVTCGLGCSDCCHALFDLGLVEAMYLNQRFAGSFGFGAERSAILERADAADRHAVRLKRRLYKESLTGRDSAELLAEVARERIRCPLLGDDDTCAMYAHRPITCRLYGIPTAIGGVAHTCGRTGFAPGGRYPTVALDKIHERLAGLSHEILVAVQSRYRELDKVYVPVSMALITKYDNAYLGVGPVKKED, encoded by the coding sequence ATGACCGTGGACCTGACGGAAATCTTCGCCAAATATGAACGACTGGTGGCAGAAGCCGATGCGCTGTTCGAGCGCGTGCGTTCGCAGCACGCCGACTGCGTGACCTGCGGCCTTGGTTGCAGCGATTGCTGCCACGCCCTTTTCGACCTTGGCCTCGTGGAGGCCATGTACCTGAACCAGCGCTTTGCCGGATCGTTCGGCTTCGGGGCAGAGCGCTCCGCCATTCTCGAGCGGGCCGACGCGGCAGACCGCCACGCCGTGCGCCTGAAGCGCCGCCTGTACAAGGAATCGCTGACCGGGCGCGATTCCGCCGAACTGCTGGCCGAAGTGGCGCGCGAACGCATCCGCTGCCCCCTGCTGGGCGACGACGACACCTGCGCCATGTATGCCCACCGGCCCATCACCTGCCGCCTGTACGGCATTCCCACCGCCATCGGCGGCGTGGCCCATACCTGTGGCCGCACGGGGTTTGCCCCCGGCGGGCGGTACCCCACCGTGGCCCTGGACAAGATCCACGAGCGACTGGCGGGCCTCAGCCACGAGATACTGGTGGCCGTGCAGTCGCGCTACCGCGAACTGGACAAGGTGTACGTGCCCGTGTCCATGGCGCTGATCACCAAATACGACAATGCCTATCTTGGCGTCGGCCCGGTGAAGAAGGAGGACTGA
- a CDS encoding periplasmic heavy metal sensor, which translates to MSWEFAVGVVAVKATVLCVLWYNRRRIAARLAGVDMRRVARTVARELELAPDEARQLARRLDAHERTLDELRRHNTALRQRLHAVIRDGAMAPDALDALFAEKRQLAEQAYANARDAFVQFHAGLSPAQRDRLAGLLDRHAAHPLFRHPLLP; encoded by the coding sequence ATGAGTTGGGAATTCGCCGTGGGGGTGGTGGCGGTCAAGGCCACCGTGCTCTGCGTGCTGTGGTACAACAGGCGGCGCATTGCCGCGCGCCTGGCCGGGGTGGACATGCGCCGCGTGGCGCGCACCGTGGCCCGCGAACTGGAGCTTGCGCCGGACGAGGCGCGGCAACTGGCCCGGCGTCTGGACGCCCACGAACGCACGCTGGACGAACTGCGCCGCCACAACACGGCATTGCGCCAGCGCCTGCACGCGGTCATCCGCGACGGGGCCATGGCCCCGGATGCGCTGGACGCCCTGTTCGCGGAAAAACGCCAACTGGCCGAGCAGGCCTACGCCAACGCGCGCGACGCCTTCGTGCAATTTCACGCCGGGCTGTCACCGGCGCAGCGGGATCGCCTGGCCGGGCTGCTGGACCGCCACGCCGCACACCCGCTGTTCCGCCATCCCCTGCTGCCCTGA